Proteins encoded within one genomic window of Sebaldella sp. S0638:
- a CDS encoding chromate transporter, which produces MSKILQLFISFFKIGLVSFGGGYVIIPMIEKEIIYTHNWIDSSTFANIVGIAAVTPGPISLNTATFVGNKMFGIFGGMVSTTGVVLPSFIITLFISGFYFKNSDQLIQKTIFYVLKPLIVGLIFLAALNLSAPAFIHINKSIDYVSVILFGFSFLLLLKSKIHPILIIFISAGLSLLINSLIWLF; this is translated from the coding sequence ATGAGTAAAATCTTACAGCTTTTTATATCATTTTTTAAAATTGGTTTAGTCAGTTTCGGAGGCGGTTATGTTATTATTCCAATGATTGAAAAGGAAATAATATATACGCATAACTGGATAGACAGCTCTACTTTTGCTAATATTGTAGGTATAGCAGCAGTTACCCCGGGACCTATTTCACTAAATACAGCAACATTTGTAGGAAACAAAATGTTTGGCATATTCGGCGGAATGGTAAGTACTACCGGGGTTGTACTGCCGTCATTTATCATAACACTTTTTATATCTGGTTTTTATTTTAAAAATAGTGATCAGTTAATACAGAAAACTATTTTCTATGTTCTGAAACCTTTGATAGTGGGTTTGATTTTTCTTGCTGCGCTGAATCTCTCAGCTCCGGCTTTTATACATATTAATAAGTCTATTGATTATGTATCTGTAATTTTGTTTGGATTTTCATTTTTATTACTATTAAAAAGTAAAATACATCCTATATTAATTATTTTTATTTCAGCAGGACTAAGCCTGTTAATTAATTCATTAATATGGCTGTTTTGA